Within Lagopus muta isolate bLagMut1 chromosome 1, bLagMut1 primary, whole genome shotgun sequence, the genomic segment CCCTGTTAAGCATGCGTCCCAATGATGTGCTGGGGGTCTCTGGCGGTCACTGGATGCAGGATGTCTTGGACACTGGATGTCTTTGTCACTGTGAACTTTCAGCCTTGTCAGGGGGTTGCACTGTGTCAAAACAGCAACTCTGCCTCCTTATTTTCACAGGACTCCCCCCTCTGGCCTTGAgttgcacacagctctgcttacCTTCACTCATCCTCAAGGACCTCACATTCCTATGGTTTCTGTGTTCCTCCATACAGTTTACGTCCTTGATCCACTGGCATTGCAGTGTTGGCTGCTGGGCCGGATTCGGCCTTTTCCCACCGTTAGATGCGCCTCCAGGTGGGCTGGCAAAAGCGCATTACAATGAAACAACCCAGGAAAGGTCCCCCGGAGCTCAGCGCTGCAGGAAGGACTGCAGATGGCATGCGTGGGAGACACTGCCGACACTGTTTTGTACGCAGGCCCCCTCCCTATTCTTTCCACACCCCTGTCCCCCCTTCCCAGGCTGTTTGTCCGTCTGCCCCATAGTCACGGAACCAGGCCGCACCGGGCTGGAACCGTAACACCGCCCAGTGCCCCAAAGTCCCgcaggctgctctcagcaacTTCATGGCTGCCGGCCTGAGCTGCCAGTCAGCGATAAGAAGCCAAGGGGTGAAGCAGAGCAGGCAGTCTGAGCTGCCGCGCCTCAGGGCCTCCCTCcttttcccagcagctcctgctgcggTGTTTTGCCGCCATTTCTCCTTCCTGGGAAGGCTCCCTCGCTGCAGGCCTCCACTAGGAAGCTGATCCGCACAGCATCCACGCAGAAGTGGCCCTGCTGAGGATTCCCAGTGTGCCCTGGATGCTTCCCAGCACGCTGCAGGACTCACAGGGCCTCCCTGTGTCCACTGTATTCCTGCACTGATGCATGCTGAGCACTCgcaggcagggcaggcagaAGGTCGTCACGTCACTCTTCATGAGCCTTAGTTGATCCTCAATCAGGCAGGACAGGTTGGAAgcaattttgttgtttttttcctggcacTCAGTTTGCAAGGAAACCGAGGCTGTTTTTCCCGTTCCCTGGAAGTGAGAGTGCATGGGCACAGTGCAAGGGATACAGGCTCGTTTTGCAGTGTATCaccctgcagggctctgattGTCACAAAGCATTTCCAGTCTCGTAGGACAGCTCAGGGCAGCCCGTGGGGCTCACACCACCTCTGTCAGGCCCTGTTTTGCATAGGGGGCTCTGGCTGGGTCCAGGCCCATGGCCAGGTCCATCAAGAGAGCTGATGGACCTCCAGGGGTCTGCTTTCCTTGGGAGACTTCACAGACAAGACCTCTGTGGTTCTCTGCTCCCCACCCGTGGTCGCCTCCATGCTTGATGAATCTCAGTTTCTCGCCTGTCCCCAATGTCTTCTcactcttctccagaggctgcAGGCAATCCAGATTGCAGCCGGAAAATACGGTAGTTTGTCCAGACTTTTATGAAGAACCCAGTTATCCGGCTTTGCGTAAGGCCGTCCCAAAGCTGGGACAGGATGTCAGGCAAGCTGAAGGCTGTCTGCTCGGTGCCTGAGGACTGCTGCTTTGGGCCCTCTGGAATAACAGACTTGCTGACCTTGTACAGGACCCATTTGTGGCATGGAGAAAGGCCAAGCCAGAAGGGCCAGTTGGAGACAATCGCTCGGCATTAGtgggcagctgctcctcaggaAGCACAAGTATTTGTCCCCTTCCTCCCTTGTTACTTGGCAGGAGGACAGGCAAGCCAGCAGGGCTGGTTGAACGTACGGTGCTGGTTATGAGCACGTCCGCAGGGTGTGTGGGTGCTTTCACCctgtgtgtggtgctgtgcACTATGGCCTGCAGGTGCATCAGCCGCTGCTCCTGCTTTAAGGTGCAGGAGTGCACTGGGTTGTGCAGAGATGGGGTCAGGAAGGCCATGGCCCAACTGCAACtggcacagagatgagactgACAGCTCGGTAGTTCCCCAGGTCACCCTTTGTACCCTccttaaaaatgggtgtgatgtTCCCTTCTTTCCAGGCATCAGGGACTTGATTGCCACGACtcagacataaggaagaactatttctctcagagggggtcaggcactggaatggccttcccagagaggtggtggagtcgccgtccctggcagtgttcaagaggcatctcCCCTTCCCCGCACAGCAGCACTCTCCTGCACCAACGCCTTTCGTGCTGCCGCTGTCCCGGACCCACTGCCACCACAGTGACACAGGCTGCAGGAATGATGGTTTTATTTATCTCATGCATGCTTGGAAATGGAGGTGATGATCCAGGAGATGTTGGCATGATCTTGGCATGCACTCAGGAAAAGACATTGCTGTCATCAAGGAGTTTTCCGCTCACACACCTTTGCTGGACTGAGGCGTGGGGCATTTTGGCAAGGAGGGAATGTAGGCAGATCTATTCCTTGcctcttttttcctgttcctgtaGGAGAAATGACCAAGAATATTGCTGTCATTTGCATGGAAATGAGCCATGGgaattgctccctctttcccTGTGCTGTCCCGTTTGCCCCTGGGAATTTTCCCAAAACTAATCTGGGGTTGCTATGGCACGTACTCATCTCTGGGATGTGGTTGGAGAGATGCATCTAAGTGTGCCACTACACAGGTGATCAAAAATGGGGGAGTGAGAGCAGGTAGGTGGGCACCTGACTGGCAGCTGTGCTCCACTCACCACACTtggacagtaggaaaaaaagtgctgcagATCTGCCCAGCACAGACGTCACTCAGTCAGTCTCTTGTGCCTGGTGTTGGCTGCCTCACTGATGCCATACATTGAGCTCAACACCCAATCTCAGGGGGAAAGTGCAGTGTGTGCACAGCTGGGATCTACCTGCAAGTAGAGGATGTTGTCTTTGGAGATGGCTTCCATCAAGTCCTTATTGAGGGACAGTTCGCTGTGCAGGTGGCTGGCTTCTGCCACAGCCTCGTGCAGTGGGAGCTTGGCCTGCCCTCCCGCTGCCTGTAGAAGAGCACGTAGGCAGTGTCCTTGGGGTATAAAGAAGCCAGGTTGCTGACAGATtcaaaggaggagaaggaaaccCTGGTGTCGTTGAAGAGGTACCACGGGATTTCAAAGTCCAACTGCTTGCCAGAAGCCGGTTTTGGTGTCCCGTCGCGGGGCGGTGCGTGGGGCACGGTGTCAGTGCACTCTCTGGAGTAGCAGTAGTAGTGGCCGCTCTCGGAGGAGATGCCCGAATGCACCACCACGCTGCAGAGATCGTACACGGCGGGCACAAAGGTGCTGCCCCGGCCAGCCCTGACCTCCCCATGCCGGCAAACGTCCTCAGTTTCCTCTGAGCTGACAAGGATGGGCAGCTCGAgcactgcagggatggagatgtTCTCCAGGATCTTAGTCCTCTTCATGGTCTGCGGGTCGAAGGAGAACCGCAGCAGTGTGAGGATGAGGTAGTGCGGGCCCTCTGTCAGCTCTGCCACCTTCTCAGCATCCTGCAAGGAAGCACACTGCTCACAGTGGTATTGATTCTCTGCTGTCAGCCTCTCTGGGGACAGAAAATAGTTGAGTAAATCCGAGACGGATCGGGAGTCCTTCGACCCTGTTGGCTGGCTTGGGTATTTGTGAGGCTCAATAAACTGTGGGCTGACTTCTGCCACGGGCAAAACAGAGGTGCTTCCTGGTCCACGTATGGGCCTATCCGGAGGGGGAAAGGCCAACGACAGGTCTGTGAAGGCTTCTTCTCTACAGGAGATGTTCCAACACTTCAAGCAACGAATCTTTGTCGTCATTTTCCCCCCAAACATCCTCTCAATCAATGTCTTGTTTAAGGAATGATGCTCTGTGGCTTGAGACGTCAAGCTGGATTCCTTAACCTTCTGGTAGAtcctttttccagttttttcttcttcatgcaatctttggcagaagaaaaaagatggcaGCATAGAGCAATAAAACCTAAAGAACGAGCTTCTACAGTATGGTGTCTGTTCTCTGCTCCTCGCAGCTAACGTGTGATAACCTGTCTGTGCACAGGGCTCTGATGCCAAGTGtggtgctgcagaaagcagagatggtCAGTGTGCATTGAGCTCACTTCCAGGGGCATCACAAGGACTCTGGGGATTCGGGATTCTTAGGTGGAAGAAAGGcaaaatcagcattttaaagAGGAGGCTTGTCAGGCAAACACTTCTCTGAACTTGGTGCaatttcagaaattttcaaaCTGAATGCATTTCTTACCCCAGCTCAGCACAAAGTTCTACTAAGAAGCCCCAGACTGGTTTTCCCATTTTTACACCAAATCTCTCAGATCTCAGCCACTCGCACCACTCCCACGGGAGTCAGCATTTCATATTACACCAAGTCTTGGGGCCTCATCGTGTCTGGGCTCCAAAATTGGAGTGCTTGCCACATACCGATCCAGGAGGTACTTGAGATACTCCGAGCAGTCCTGCTGAGCACCAGGGGTGAACCAGGGTGCCTGGGAGGCAGAGAGGAAGCTCTCGGGTGAGACGGCAGGTCGCTGGAACCGAGAGGAAAAAACACGTTTTAAGCAACTGGATCTCACTTCATACAGGAGAAGACTTGCTTTGtttgcagcacccagcagtggAGGGATGAACTTCAGCCCTGCTGAACGTCCTTTTGCAGACTGTCATGAGGATGAGAGCTTTGTATGCTCACTTTTACCAGCACCTATCACTTAGGTACTCATACGAGCTATCCATGCATTTCTTCATTCAGTTTCAAAATGGTTTGTGTTCCTGACCCACAGACTTCTACTTAATCCAGCCTGAACTTAATTTGATCCTTAATTTGATACCAAGTccattcaagaaagaaaaaaaaatctaattaataTGCTGAAAGACCCATCATTGGCTGGAGAAACGACTTCAAGTACTGgtccaaaagaaaaataactagaATGATTACAGGAAATTACTGGGAAATCATTAACTATGAGCTACACAGCAAGCAAGTATGCTAATGCACATCAAACACACCATAACCTGCTTTGAACAAACAGGCTCTTTTATGACCAAATGTTTAAGTTAAGATGTTCTCTATATTAGCCCCTGAAAGTGATCTGGAATGGATCTGTAATGCTGCAGCACCACTATGCAACGAGCCAGAGCTGCCAGTCAAGTCTTGGGAAACAGGGAGGTACAGGTAAATGGGTCCACAGCAAGTGAAAATTCAAAACTGTGTCTTTGGGGACAGACGGGTCTGTGCCATCTGGAGTCACTCATGCAGGAAGCAACTTGAAGATGAGCCGTTCCACAGTCAACAGTCCAAACAAATAACTGGAACATGGAATAATTACCTcgctgtgctgcagaagtgcAAAGAGTGACTGCAGTTTTGTCATCAGGGGCTGGGAGATGCCCTCAGTTAAATTCAACACCGAATGCCGAAAGCTGCAAAAGACAACAAGAGATGCAATCCAAGATGGAAAATCAGCGTGGAAAGCACGATGCCAGTGCACAAAGCAGCCCTGGAGCTGTCCTAAGTGGGAACAAGGGAGCAACAACTCACTCCGAAGCCATGAAAAGAGACTGGATGACGCTGTTCATGTAGCAAGTGTTTCCCAAGTTAATTAAGCCAATCTTCCCTGTCTCTGATTTGGAGGCCAGGCGTGGGCAGCAAAGCAGCTCATTCTTCTGGGAGGTCTGAGCATTTTGTCCCAAGAGATGTTTAATCTGGTCTTCGTTTGGAATTGGAAGAGCCTTGGAAAGAGAGATCAGTGACACCAACCGTTATCTTTCTGATGGGCAAATGCAGAACTCCTCTGCAGGAGGTGTTCATGGCACAGCTCATCCTCACGTTGGCATGCACCCAGTAGAAGACATTGCAGTCATCAAGCAGTTTTCTGTGCACAAACCTTTGGTAGCAGGCGGAGGGTTGGCAGGTCACTGACCTCGAACCTTATTTGATCCTCAATCAGGCTGAGCAGGTTGGAAAGAATTTTGTCATCCTCTTCCTGGCACTCAGTTTGCATGGAAACCGAGGCTGCTTTTCCCATTCCCTGGAAGTGAGAGAGCATGGGCACAGTGAAAGGGATGCCGGCTTGTTTTGCAGAGAATCACCCTGCAGAGCTCTAATTGACACGGAGCATTTCCAGCCTCACAGGACAGCTTGGGGCAGCCCGTGGGGTTCACACCATCTCTGGCAGGCCCCGTTTTGCACAGGGCACTGTGTGACAGCCCCGTGGCTGGGCAAGTCCCTGGGGAGAGCTaatggacctctggaggtctgcTTTCCTTGGATGTCCTCATGTACATGGTCTTTATGGTTCCTCGCTCCCCAGCCATGGTACCCTCCCTGCACAATGCATCTCCATCGCTCACCTGTCCCCAAGGTCTTTTTAATCTTCTCCAGAGGCTGCGGGCAATTCCCAGCAAGCAGAGAATGCGAATGATGATCAAGGAATCTAGGAGCCAGGTTCTCCCTTCTAGCACAAGGTAGTCCCAAAGGTGGCCCAGGAAGCCAGGCAAGCTGTAGGCCTTCTGCTTGGTGCCCGgggactgctgctttgggcCCTCTGGAAAGGCAATCTTGCTGTCCCTGTACCTGAACCATTTGGGGCACTGGGAAGGGCCAAGCCAGCACGGCCAGTAGGAGGTCAGGATCTTGGCCTCCACTGCATGCTGCTCCTTGGGAAAGACCTGCTTGTTCTTCCCATTCTCAACTCTGATGGGGCAGGAGGTTAGGCCaagccagcagagccaggacgAGGTCAGGTCCTTGGTCTCCACTGGATGCTG encodes:
- the LOC125702551 gene encoding LOW QUALITY PROTEIN: ubiquitin carboxyl-terminal hydrolase 35-like (The sequence of the model RefSeq protein was modified relative to this genomic sequence to represent the inferred CDS: inserted 1 base in 1 codon), giving the protein MKLSLTLFLAIALTMSPFVGHGPGCASGFSWVWNWDQKLDVPEEQHPVESKSQTSNHPCWFGLTSCPIRIEDRKTNQILPEEQHPVETKDLTLSWLCWLGLTSCPIRIEDRKNNRILPEEQPPVETKDLTSSWLCWLGLTSCPIRIEDRKTNRILPEEQHPVETKDLTSSWLCWLGLTSCPIRIEDRKTNRILPEEQHPVETKDLTSSWLCWLGLTSCPIRVENGKNKQVFPKEQHAVEAKILTSYWPCWLGPSQCPKWFRYRDSKIAFPEGPKQQSPGTKQKAYSLPGFLGHLWDYLVLEGRTWLLDSLIIIRILCLLGIARSLWRRLKRPWGQGMGKAASVSMQTECQEEDDKILSNLLSLIEDQIRFEVSDLPTLRLLPKALPIPNEDQIKHLLGQNAQTSQKNELLCCPRLASKSETGKIGLINLGNTCYMNSVIQSLFMASDFRHSVLNLTEGISQPLMTKLQSLFALLQHSERPAVSPESFLSASQAPWFTPGAQQDCSEYLKYLLDRLHEEEKTGKRIYQKVKESSLTSQATEHHSLNKTLIERMFGGKMTTKIRCLKCWNISCREEAFTDLSLAFPPPDRPIRGPGSTSVLPVAEVSPQFIEPHKYPSQPTGSKDSRSVSDLLNYFLSPERLTAENQYHCEQCASLQDAEKVAELTEGPHYLILTLLRFSFDPQTMKRTKILENISIPAVLELPILVSSEETEDVCRHGEVRAGRGSTFVPAVYDLCSVVVHSGISSESGHYYCYSRECTDTVPHAPPRDGTPKPASGKQLDFEIPWYLFNDTRVSFSSFESVSNLASLYPKDTAYVLFYRQREGRPSXPLHEAVAEASHLHSELSLNKDLMEAISKDNILYLQDRKKEARNRSAYIPSLPKCPTPQSSKGV